One window of Vicinamibacterales bacterium genomic DNA carries:
- the flgC gene encoding flagellar basal body rod protein FlgC has product MSTLGNAVAAGASALNAQRARIEVAVSNLANAESTRGPDGQPYRRREVVLAAAPVNAFEAALGEAGTAGVEVVQVLEDQEPFRVRYEPSHPDAGPDGYVSVPNVDVAEEMVDMLGAARAYQANLMAINVIRDTIQRSLELGR; this is encoded by the coding sequence ATGTCGACCCTCGGCAACGCCGTCGCGGCCGGTGCGTCCGCGCTCAACGCGCAGCGGGCTCGTATAGAAGTCGCGGTCTCGAACCTCGCCAACGCCGAGTCCACCCGCGGACCTGACGGGCAACCCTACCGCCGCCGCGAAGTCGTCCTGGCGGCCGCACCCGTGAATGCGTTCGAGGCCGCGCTCGGCGAGGCGGGGACGGCGGGCGTGGAGGTGGTCCAGGTGCTCGAAGACCAGGAACCCTTTCGCGTGCGCTACGAGCCGTCGCATCCGGATGCGGGCCCGGACGGGTATGTGTCGGTCCCGAACGTCGATGTGGCCGAGGAAATGGTTGACATGCTCGGCGCCGCGCGCGCCTATCAGGCCAATCTGATGGCGATCAACGTGATTCGCGACACCATTCAACGCTCGCTGGAACTCGGCCGATAA
- a CDS encoding chemotaxis protein CheX, whose translation MTISSQLLASLVTATEEVFETMVFKPLVRVPPASGPRQSGVVASVAFAGHRRGMVSIHSSLAAARDITGAMLGMPCETVNGEMPDAMGEVANMVAGTFRNKLAAVEPASDIAVPMVTIGSDFTTKYSHAVRRAECAFEMEGHCVSVDLILIGDEPARTRPA comes from the coding sequence ATGACAATCTCATCCCAACTGCTTGCGAGCCTGGTGACCGCCACCGAGGAAGTGTTCGAAACCATGGTTTTCAAGCCCCTCGTCAGGGTGCCGCCGGCCTCCGGCCCGCGGCAATCCGGCGTCGTCGCCTCGGTCGCGTTCGCGGGACACCGCCGTGGCATGGTGTCGATTCACAGCTCGCTGGCGGCCGCGCGCGACATCACCGGCGCGATGCTGGGGATGCCGTGCGAGACAGTCAACGGCGAAATGCCCGACGCCATGGGCGAGGTCGCCAACATGGTGGCCGGGACGTTCCGCAACAAGCTGGCGGCCGTGGAACCGGCCTCGGACATCGCCGTGCCGATGGTGACGATCGGCTCGGATTTCACGACCAAGTACTCGCACGCCGTCCGCCGGGCTGAATGCGCGTTCGAGATGGAAGGGCACTGCGTGTCGGTGGACCTCATCCTGATCGGTGACGAACCGGCCCGGACGCGGCCCGCCTGA
- a CDS encoding isoprenylcysteine carboxylmethyltransferase family protein, whose amino-acid sequence MNLAERLSSQGRRLFASRSVVPLVLLPVVLLAMPESWRVEAWLGPTWTLVVQWLALSVAFAGVAVRCTAVGFAPDGTSSRDTHRLRAPALNSTGMYSIVRHPLYLGSGLMWVGAAMSLRVWWLVVIVALVYWLYIERVMLVEEAFLRQTFRETFDAWAARTPAFVPRPSQWKSPAGPFLWKRVLSEHNGLLGVAVVIPLLEFLEDQQHGGESLAMWSRDHFDLVILLVAGVVISSISTIVRRRLSEPAPAAATSAA is encoded by the coding sequence ATGAACCTCGCGGAACGATTGTCCTCACAGGGCCGCCGGCTGTTCGCCTCCCGAAGCGTGGTCCCGCTGGTCCTGCTGCCAGTCGTGCTCCTGGCGATGCCTGAGTCGTGGCGCGTCGAGGCCTGGCTCGGCCCGACCTGGACGCTGGTGGTCCAGTGGCTGGCCCTCTCCGTGGCGTTTGCCGGGGTCGCGGTTCGCTGCACGGCCGTCGGGTTTGCCCCGGATGGCACGTCCTCCAGGGATACGCACCGCCTGCGCGCCCCTGCGCTCAACTCCACGGGGATGTACTCGATCGTCCGGCACCCGCTGTATCTGGGCAGCGGGCTCATGTGGGTGGGCGCCGCGATGTCGCTGCGGGTGTGGTGGCTCGTCGTGATCGTCGCGCTGGTCTACTGGCTCTACATCGAGCGGGTCATGCTGGTGGAAGAGGCGTTCCTGCGCCAGACGTTCAGAGAGACGTTCGATGCGTGGGCGGCGCGCACTCCGGCCTTTGTGCCACGCCCGTCTCAGTGGAAGAGTCCCGCCGGCCCGTTCCTGTGGAAGCGCGTCTTGAGTGAGCACAATGGCTTGCTCGGCGTGGCCGTGGTCATCCCCTTGCTCGAATTCCTGGAGGATCAACAGCACGGCGGTGAGTCGCTGGCGATGTGGTCCCGCGACCATTTCGATCTGGTGATCTTGCTGGTGGCGGGTGTCGTGATTTCGAGTATCAGCACGATCGTGCGCCGCCGGCTCAGCGAACCGGCGCCCGCGGCGGCGACTTCCGCCGCTTGA
- a CDS encoding zinc ribbon domain-containing protein — MPLYEYECRDCSHHFELLVREATRMECPKCASVEIDKQLSVFAVSAPGGGAISRSAGPAACGACGDPRGAGSCRN; from the coding sequence ATGCCGCTCTACGAATACGAGTGCCGCGACTGCAGCCACCACTTCGAGCTGCTGGTGCGCGAGGCGACCCGCATGGAATGCCCGAAGTGCGCGAGCGTCGAAATCGACAAACAGTTATCGGTGTTCGCCGTCAGTGCGCCCGGCGGCGGAGCCATCAGCCGAAGCGCCGGGCCGGCCGCGTGCGGCGCCTGCGGCGACCCGCGCGGCGCCGGCAGCTGCCGGAACTGA
- a CDS encoding cytochrome c: protein MKRALRVAAWLAFLLVLVVAGALLFLQGRGVSARPQPSWIEARTALFLRGWLTPPTYKGLRNPVSATPANFASARQHFADHCASCHANDGSGATEMGRSFYPKTPDMRLPRTQDLSDGELFYFIENGVRLTGMPAWSTGTLEGEKASWELVHFIRRLSTLTPDDIAEMERFNPTSRAQLEEEQKVEEFLKGETPEPPAAPEAPAAPAHVHPDPPKPPSP, encoded by the coding sequence ATGAAGCGCGCCCTGCGAGTCGCGGCCTGGCTGGCCTTCCTGTTGGTCCTGGTGGTCGCCGGTGCGCTGCTGTTCCTGCAAGGACGCGGCGTCAGCGCGCGGCCGCAGCCGTCGTGGATCGAAGCGCGCACGGCGCTGTTCCTCCGCGGCTGGCTCACGCCACCCACCTACAAGGGATTGAGGAACCCGGTGTCGGCGACGCCCGCCAACTTCGCCTCGGCGCGCCAGCACTTCGCCGATCACTGCGCGAGCTGCCACGCCAACGACGGCAGCGGCGCCACCGAAATGGGCCGGTCGTTCTATCCCAAGACGCCCGACATGCGCCTGCCGCGCACGCAGGACCTGAGCGACGGCGAGTTGTTCTACTTCATCGAGAACGGCGTGCGCTTGACCGGCATGCCGGCGTGGAGCACCGGGACGCTGGAGGGCGAGAAAGCCAGTTGGGAGCTGGTGCATTTCATCCGCCGGCTGTCCACGCTCACGCCGGACGACATCGCGGAGATGGAGCGCTTCAACCCCACTTCCCGCGCGCAACTGGAAGAGGAACAGAAAGTCGAAGAGTTCCTGAAGGGCGAAACCCCCGAGCCGCCCGCAGCCCCAGAGGCCCCAGCGGCGCCCGCGCACGTCCACCCCGACCCGCCCAAACCGCCCTCCCCTTAG
- a CDS encoding response regulator produces the protein MPTDAANLPWEVLVVDDDGGIIDLILSYFNELRVPVTGASDGRAAIATLQRSNGRFGLVLTDLSLPGADGFAVLQAARHANPNCYVVIMTGYASLDSAVQAVRVGAYDYLAKPFSMGQLSVVLGRIADRTQLESAARDQQIPPEPRANGRNRDAVIVEMAPAAVTTLDEMRMIRIETALARIETRLDQALRSPVHRL, from the coding sequence ATGCCAACTGACGCCGCAAATCTGCCTTGGGAGGTCTTGGTCGTTGACGATGATGGCGGCATTATCGACCTTATCCTGTCGTATTTCAACGAGTTGCGGGTTCCGGTCACCGGGGCGAGCGACGGCCGGGCGGCGATTGCGACCTTACAACGGTCGAATGGGCGGTTCGGTCTCGTACTCACCGATCTGAGTTTGCCAGGCGCCGATGGCTTCGCTGTTCTTCAGGCGGCTCGCCACGCCAATCCGAACTGCTACGTGGTGATCATGACCGGTTACGCGTCCTTGGATTCCGCCGTGCAGGCGGTTCGCGTCGGCGCCTACGACTATCTGGCTAAACCATTCTCGATGGGTCAGTTAAGTGTCGTCCTCGGTCGCATCGCGGATCGAACGCAACTGGAAAGTGCGGCCCGAGATCAGCAGATCCCACCGGAGCCTAGGGCAAATGGCAGAAATAGAGACGCTGTCATCGTGGAGATGGCGCCAGCGGCGGTGACCACGCTGGATGAAATGAGAATGATTAGAATTGAGACCGCGCTGGCGAGGATCGAGACACGGCTCGATCAAGCGCTCCGATCACCGGTCCACCGTCTCTGA
- the flgB gene encoding flagellar basal body rod protein FlgB, whose translation MAIVSDITDGAILTALRRQMSAAVQRQSAAASNLANLETPGYRTRDASFAEALNAEIGSLSTTHAGHMGGSTEAGRESTLQETEGLASRRDGNNVQLDRELIALNRASGDFSAAQTALAAKFRLVRYAINEGR comes from the coding sequence ATGGCCATCGTGAGCGACATTACTGACGGTGCCATCCTGACGGCTCTTCGCCGTCAAATGTCCGCGGCCGTTCAACGGCAGTCGGCCGCCGCGAGCAACCTCGCGAATCTTGAGACGCCTGGCTATCGAACGCGCGACGCGTCGTTCGCCGAAGCCTTGAACGCCGAGATCGGTTCCTTGTCCACAACGCATGCCGGCCACATGGGCGGCAGCACTGAGGCCGGCCGCGAGTCGACGCTGCAGGAAACGGAAGGCCTGGCGTCTCGACGCGACGGTAACAACGTCCAGTTGGATCGCGAACTGATCGCCCTGAACCGCGCGTCCGGCGATTTCAGTGCCGCCCAGACGGCCCTGGCCGCGAAGTTCCGACTGGTCCGCTACGCCATCAACGAGGGCCGGTAA
- a CDS encoding HAMP domain-containing sensor histidine kinase encodes MSTAQQLPSPQWLERANRLSLVGRVLTGTVHDVNNALQVVGGSAELLQVGSIQSEAAVRRVAAIGVHSQRATGLLADLTSFVKEVESPVAAVDLIDVAECALVLRRHSLNRLQLAPVIEGERVRVEACRRRVLQIVLNLIINAERALAGVRGGALRLTVAHDDGCGSFTVADNGPGFPAEQAEAIFEARLWRDGPVDDLGIGLCVSRWLAGRDHGTLTAVSTPAAGAAFTLRLPVSRC; translated from the coding sequence ATGTCGACAGCCCAACAACTCCCCTCGCCGCAGTGGCTTGAACGCGCGAATCGCCTGTCGCTGGTCGGGCGTGTCCTGACGGGAACCGTTCACGACGTCAACAACGCGCTCCAGGTCGTTGGCGGGAGCGCCGAGTTGTTGCAGGTGGGGTCGATCCAGTCCGAGGCGGCGGTGCGGCGGGTGGCCGCCATCGGTGTGCACAGCCAGCGCGCGACCGGATTACTCGCGGACCTGACCTCGTTCGTCAAGGAAGTCGAGAGCCCGGTGGCGGCCGTCGACCTCATCGACGTGGCGGAGTGTGCGCTCGTGCTGCGCCGCCACAGCCTCAACCGGCTGCAGCTGGCGCCGGTCATCGAAGGCGAACGTGTCAGGGTCGAGGCCTGTCGCCGGCGCGTCCTTCAGATTGTGCTGAACCTCATCATCAATGCCGAGCGGGCCTTGGCCGGCGTTCGCGGGGGCGCGCTGCGGTTGACCGTGGCGCACGACGACGGCTGTGGCTCGTTCACCGTCGCCGACAATGGTCCTGGGTTTCCCGCCGAGCAGGCCGAAGCCATCTTCGAAGCGCGGCTCTGGCGGGACGGGCCGGTCGACGATCTGGGCATCGGGCTGTGCGTGTCGCGATGGCTGGCTGGCCGCGATCACGGCACGCTGACGGCGGTCTCAACGCCGGCGGCCGGCGCCGCGTTCACGCTGAGACTGCCCGTGTCACGCTGCTGA
- a CDS encoding cation transporter, with product MNVVEKTVVIGGMSCGGCVASLTRVLNTVPGIEPLKIEVGKARLRVDADLVTPEALAAAVGRAGFSVVSQE from the coding sequence ATGAACGTTGTCGAGAAGACCGTCGTCATCGGCGGCATGAGCTGCGGCGGGTGCGTCGCCAGCCTGACCCGGGTGCTGAACACCGTCCCGGGCATCGAACCACTCAAGATCGAGGTCGGCAAGGCCCGCCTGCGGGTGGACGCCGACCTGGTCACGCCGGAGGCCCTGGCAGCCGCGGTCGGTCGCGCCGGGTTCTCGGTGGTCAGCCAGGAGTAG
- the typA gene encoding translational GTPase TypA translates to MLSTLKTAPVANPLRRNVAIIAHVDHGKTTLVDAMFRQGGVFRANERITERAMDSNELERERGITILAKNTAVHYGETLINIMDTPGHADFGGEVERVLSMADGVVLLVDAAEGPLPQTRFVLRKAFERGLPPIVVINKIDRADARSMEVLNEVYDLFIDLDATEEQIEFPVLFTSGRAGTASTSLDVPGEDLRPLFEAIIHNVPPPRGDVNAPLQMLVSNLDSSDYLGRIAIGRISNGKVRLNSPVVICKLDGKYKETKVTKLFSFEGLKRVEIEEAAAGDIVCLAGIDDITIGETIADPDNPKPIPPVAVDEPTVSMIFGVNTSPMAGRDGNYLTSRHLKERLEKELLGNVSIRVEPTETPEQFKVLGRGELQLAILIEMMRREGFEMQVSRPEIVVKEIDGVRMEPVEELVIDVAEEFQGVVIAMCGIRKGTMTKMVNNGSGRVRLEFRIPARGLIGFRSQFLTDTKGTGIINHIFAGWEPWHGPIAARANGTLVSDRTGVATAYAIASMQERGTIFIEPTTQVYEGMLIGENSRTNDLDVNICREKKQTNMRSSGADDAIRLVPPHLMGLEVAVEFINDDELVEVTPKSIRLRKRILQQNLRPRKSDD, encoded by the coding sequence ATGCTTTCTACGCTGAAGACCGCTCCTGTAGCCAATCCTCTTCGTCGCAACGTCGCCATCATCGCGCACGTCGATCACGGCAAGACCACGCTTGTTGACGCCATGTTCCGCCAGGGCGGCGTCTTCCGGGCCAACGAACGCATTACCGAACGGGCGATGGACAGCAACGAGCTCGAACGCGAGCGCGGCATCACCATCCTGGCCAAGAACACCGCCGTCCACTACGGCGAGACGCTGATCAACATCATGGACACGCCCGGCCACGCCGACTTCGGCGGGGAAGTCGAGCGCGTGCTGTCGATGGCCGACGGCGTCGTGCTGCTGGTTGACGCGGCCGAAGGGCCGCTCCCGCAGACGCGCTTCGTGTTGCGCAAGGCCTTCGAACGCGGCCTGCCGCCGATTGTGGTCATCAACAAGATCGATCGCGCCGACGCGCGGTCGATGGAAGTCCTGAACGAGGTCTATGACCTGTTCATCGACCTCGACGCCACCGAAGAGCAGATCGAGTTCCCGGTGCTGTTCACGAGCGGTCGCGCCGGCACCGCCAGCACCAGCCTCGACGTGCCCGGGGAAGACCTGCGGCCGCTGTTCGAAGCCATCATTCACAACGTGCCGCCGCCGCGCGGCGACGTCAACGCGCCGCTCCAGATGCTGGTGTCGAACCTCGACTCCAGTGACTACCTGGGCCGCATCGCCATCGGGCGCATTTCCAACGGCAAGGTCCGCCTGAACAGCCCGGTGGTGATTTGCAAGCTCGATGGCAAATACAAGGAAACCAAGGTCACCAAGCTGTTTTCGTTCGAAGGCCTGAAGCGCGTCGAAATCGAAGAGGCGGCGGCCGGCGACATTGTCTGCCTGGCCGGCATCGACGACATCACCATCGGCGAGACCATCGCCGATCCGGACAATCCCAAGCCGATTCCGCCGGTGGCCGTGGACGAGCCGACGGTGTCGATGATCTTCGGCGTCAACACCTCGCCGATGGCGGGACGGGACGGCAACTACCTGACCTCGCGCCACCTCAAGGAGCGCCTCGAGAAGGAACTGCTCGGCAACGTCTCGATCAGGGTGGAGCCGACCGAGACGCCGGAGCAGTTCAAGGTGCTCGGCCGCGGCGAACTGCAACTGGCGATCCTGATCGAGATGATGCGCCGCGAAGGGTTCGAGATGCAGGTGTCGCGTCCCGAGATCGTCGTCAAGGAGATTGACGGCGTTCGCATGGAGCCGGTGGAGGAACTGGTCATCGACGTGGCCGAGGAGTTCCAGGGCGTGGTGATCGCCATGTGCGGCATCCGCAAGGGCACCATGACCAAGATGGTGAACAACGGCAGCGGCCGCGTGCGCCTCGAGTTCCGCATCCCGGCCCGCGGCCTGATCGGCTTCCGCTCGCAGTTCCTCACCGACACCAAGGGCACCGGCATCATCAATCACATCTTCGCCGGATGGGAGCCGTGGCACGGGCCGATCGCGGCGCGCGCCAACGGCACGCTGGTCTCCGACCGCACCGGCGTGGCCACCGCCTACGCGATTGCCAGCATGCAGGAGCGCGGCACCATCTTCATCGAGCCGACGACCCAGGTCTACGAAGGCATGCTGATCGGCGAGAACTCGCGCACCAACGACCTCGACGTCAACATCTGCCGCGAGAAGAAGCAGACCAACATGCGGTCGTCCGGCGCCGACGACGCCATTCGCCTGGTCCCGCCCCACCTGATGGGGCTGGAAGTCGCCGTCGAGTTCATCAACGACGACGAACTGGTGGAAGTGACGCCGAAGAGCATCCGCCTCCGCAAGCGCATCCTCCAGCAGAACCTGCGCCCGCGGAAGTCGGACGACTAG
- the fliE gene encoding flagellar hook-basal body complex protein FliE, giving the protein MAITPIGSRPAALSSVSPAGTPATGAPGSSTGPAPSGGFADSLSGLLAAVDESAGAANTAIVDMVQGKGDAYEAMLSLQRAETTLQLTVQIRNKLVQAYQDVMRMPI; this is encoded by the coding sequence ATGGCGATAACCCCAATTGGCTCACGCCCGGCCGCGCTGTCGAGTGTCTCGCCCGCCGGTACTCCTGCGACGGGGGCGCCCGGGTCGTCCACCGGACCGGCGCCTTCGGGTGGGTTTGCCGATTCGCTGTCGGGTCTGCTCGCCGCGGTCGATGAATCGGCCGGGGCGGCCAATACCGCCATCGTCGACATGGTGCAGGGCAAGGGCGACGCCTACGAGGCGATGCTTTCCCTCCAGCGCGCGGAAACGACGCTCCAGCTCACCGTTCAGATTCGCAACAAGCTGGTGCAGGCGTATCAAGACGTCATGCGGATGCCCATCTAG
- a CDS encoding response regulator: MRFLIVDDSSTMRRIIINTLNKLGHTDCHEAANGREGIDRLSSTPVDLVITDWNMPEMGGIEFVKAIRTNDATKKLPVLMVTTNAAEDDIKEALRAGVNNYVVKPFTPDTIRDKIEGAIRA; this comes from the coding sequence ATGCGTTTCTTGATTGTCGACGATTCGAGCACGATGCGGCGCATCATCATCAACACGCTCAACAAACTGGGACACACCGACTGTCACGAGGCGGCAAACGGCCGGGAAGGCATCGACCGCCTCTCCAGCACGCCGGTCGACCTCGTCATCACCGACTGGAACATGCCGGAGATGGGAGGCATTGAGTTCGTCAAGGCGATCCGCACCAACGACGCCACGAAGAAGCTGCCGGTGCTGATGGTGACCACCAACGCCGCCGAAGACGATATCAAAGAAGCCTTGCGGGCCGGCGTCAACAACTACGTCGTCAAGCCGTTTACGCCCGATACCATCAGGGACAAGATTGAAGGCGCCATCCGGGCGTGA
- a CDS encoding sialidase family protein: protein MRRLPVLVVAVTLAIAAFGTWLSAASTTQGPAPINPQAIGSPAAANSAQPQMSVSSRGVLLSWIERAGELATLKFAERTASGWTEARTVASGRDWFVNWADVPSVMRLPSGTLVAHWLQKSGADTYAYDVRLSYSKDEGKTWSASFIPHHDGTRTEHGFASLFPLGDGLGAVWLDGRNMKSAAGHDEHGGDGGVMTVHFARFDRDWKQVEESAVDARVCECCPTAVTVTSEGVIAAFRDRSPNEIRDIYTSRLVNGNWSEPAAVHADGWNIAACPVNGPALSAIGRNVAASWFTVKADQGQAYLAFSADAGRTYGAPIRVDDGGSLGRVDVALVPDGSAAVATWIEFADQRSQFRARRIDRNGARTAPVTIAGLAAGRASGYPRMALNDRELVFAWTESGAGGAMQVKTASARLP from the coding sequence ATGAGACGCCTCCCAGTTCTCGTTGTTGCCGTCACCCTGGCGATTGCCGCGTTCGGCACGTGGCTGAGCGCCGCCAGCACCACGCAAGGCCCCGCGCCCATCAATCCACAGGCAATCGGCTCTCCCGCGGCCGCCAACTCCGCCCAGCCGCAGATGTCGGTGTCGTCGCGAGGCGTCCTCCTGAGCTGGATTGAGCGCGCCGGCGAGCTCGCCACGCTGAAGTTTGCCGAGCGCACGGCCTCGGGCTGGACCGAGGCGCGCACCGTCGCGTCGGGCCGCGACTGGTTCGTCAACTGGGCCGACGTGCCGTCGGTCATGCGCCTGCCGTCGGGCACGCTCGTCGCCCATTGGCTCCAGAAGAGCGGCGCCGACACCTATGCCTACGACGTGCGGCTGTCGTATTCCAAGGACGAGGGCAAAACCTGGTCGGCGTCGTTCATTCCCCACCACGACGGCACCAGGACCGAACACGGCTTCGCGTCGCTGTTTCCGCTCGGCGACGGCCTGGGCGCCGTGTGGTTGGACGGTCGAAATATGAAGTCGGCGGCCGGACACGACGAGCACGGCGGTGACGGCGGAGTCATGACCGTGCACTTCGCGCGCTTCGACCGCGACTGGAAGCAGGTGGAAGAGTCGGCCGTGGATGCCCGGGTCTGCGAATGCTGCCCCACCGCGGTCACCGTGACGAGCGAAGGCGTCATCGCCGCATTCCGCGACCGCAGCCCCAATGAGATTCGCGACATCTATACCTCGCGCCTCGTCAACGGCAACTGGTCGGAGCCGGCGGCAGTGCATGCGGATGGCTGGAACATCGCGGCCTGTCCGGTGAACGGCCCCGCGCTCAGCGCAATTGGCCGCAACGTCGCGGCCTCGTGGTTCACGGTGAAGGCCGACCAGGGCCAGGCCTACCTCGCCTTCTCGGCCGACGCCGGCCGCACCTACGGCGCGCCGATCCGCGTCGACGATGGCGGATCGCTTGGGCGCGTGGATGTGGCGCTGGTGCCTGATGGCAGCGCCGCGGTGGCGACATGGATCGAGTTCGCGGATCAGCGCTCGCAGTTCCGCGCCCGCCGCATCGACCGCAACGGTGCGCGCACGGCGCCGGTGACCATTGCCGGCCTCGCCGCCGGGCGCGCCAGCGGCTACCCGCGCATGGCTCTCAACGACCGCGAACTGGTGTTCGCGTGGACCGAGTCGGGCGCCGGCGGCGCGATGCAAGTGAAGACCGCCTCGGCGCGGCTGCCCTAG
- a CDS encoding sigma-54 dependent transcriptional regulator — translation MSQRFQPTVLVVEDETDLRQLIAESLEAKGFAVAQATDAADATSRLESFAYDGLVVDLRLPDADGMDVLDAALARYPELRAVVITGWGGVEEAVKAIRRGAIDFLIKPFQLVQLAQVLHTGINERRLEHENAALRAQLHDRFGFANVVGRSAAMQQVFASLELIAPMNSTVLIQGETGTGKELIARTIHYNSPRRDQHFVAFNAAAIPEGLVEAELFGHVKGAFTGAVNSRVGRFELAHKGTLFIDEVASMSLPLQAKLLRALQEREIERVGESRPFKFDIRLIAAANVDLRKAVKDGSFREDLFYRLNVVPVTLPPLRARREDIALLAQHFVAKSCKHNGIPARSISQAAIRLLMDHPWPGNIRQLENAIEHAVAVSGAERELLPSMLPEDLRNPDRSSMLTPVTIPDEGLDFVAIMTQLERELILRGLEKTGGNKRQAARLLNLSRTTLIDKLQRLGGTVGISAA, via the coding sequence ATGTCACAGCGCTTCCAGCCCACCGTTCTCGTCGTCGAAGACGAAACCGATCTCCGGCAATTAATCGCCGAGTCGCTCGAGGCCAAAGGTTTTGCCGTCGCTCAGGCGACTGATGCCGCCGACGCGACGTCACGCCTTGAGAGCTTTGCTTACGACGGGCTCGTGGTGGATCTGCGACTGCCGGACGCGGACGGGATGGACGTCCTGGACGCCGCCCTGGCCCGCTACCCCGAACTCCGTGCGGTGGTCATCACCGGATGGGGCGGCGTGGAGGAGGCCGTGAAGGCGATCAGGCGCGGCGCGATCGACTTTTTGATCAAGCCCTTCCAACTCGTGCAGCTCGCTCAGGTCCTCCACACGGGCATCAACGAACGGCGGCTCGAGCACGAGAACGCCGCATTGCGAGCGCAACTGCACGACCGCTTCGGATTCGCCAATGTCGTCGGCCGAAGCGCGGCGATGCAGCAGGTGTTCGCATCGCTCGAACTGATCGCGCCGATGAACAGCACGGTCCTGATTCAGGGTGAGACCGGCACTGGCAAGGAGCTCATCGCGCGGACGATTCACTACAACAGCCCGCGGCGCGACCAGCACTTCGTCGCGTTCAATGCCGCGGCCATTCCCGAGGGTCTCGTCGAGGCCGAACTGTTCGGCCACGTCAAAGGGGCGTTCACGGGCGCCGTCAATTCCCGGGTGGGACGCTTCGAGCTGGCGCATAAGGGCACCCTCTTCATCGACGAGGTCGCGTCGATGTCGCTGCCGCTGCAGGCCAAGCTGCTGCGGGCGCTGCAGGAACGGGAGATCGAACGGGTTGGCGAGTCGCGCCCGTTCAAGTTCGATATCCGGCTGATCGCGGCCGCCAACGTCGACCTGCGCAAGGCGGTCAAGGACGGCAGCTTCCGCGAGGACTTGTTCTACCGCCTCAATGTGGTGCCGGTGACGTTGCCGCCGCTGCGGGCGCGACGCGAGGACATTGCGCTCCTGGCGCAACACTTCGTGGCGAAGTCATGCAAGCACAACGGCATTCCGGCACGCTCGATCAGCCAGGCTGCCATCCGCCTGCTGATGGACCACCCGTGGCCGGGTAACATTCGGCAACTCGAAAACGCGATCGAACACGCGGTGGCGGTGAGCGGAGCGGAACGCGAGCTCCTTCCGTCCATGCTGCCCGAGGACCTGCGGAACCCCGACCGTTCGTCAATGTTGACGCCGGTCACCATTCCGGATGAGGGGCTCGACTTCGTCGCCATCATGACCCAGCTCGAACGCGAGCTCATCCTGCGCGGGCTCGAGAAGACCGGCGGCAACAAGCGCCAGGCGGCGCGGCTGCTCAACCTGAGCCGGACGACGCTGATCGACAAACTGCAACGGCTCGGCGGAACGGTCGGTATCTCAGCAGCGTGA